One genomic window of Corynebacterium sp. sy039 includes the following:
- a CDS encoding DUF6542 domain-containing protein has translation MQKHRAPSGLKNQGTTPFFGIPLWCSLLIFSGALLIGLFISVHSAAIGVPYFVLFVIAAIGIALVTRPQDLFLTVSSIPIIFGIFTILTGWWVVSASTTNSAEGISKTRIITAVYPLAQHFPIFSIITVAVIIIAFLRIRLLQLSAKRSAAHAQEHRIVQKHQNQRNVATAQKARSQTQRVRRHAKNANAVTVEELLRKKNRSRTAKTTTVRDPQRRQARTYAPRPQRTQQHTQRDVTTHSTAENTTGNKAHPHSERPLRSRENIRTPQVINSPHDENSQVPPQHTSSRIRQEKRRSFNRDLYS, from the coding sequence ATGCAAAAACATCGGGCGCCGAGTGGCTTGAAGAATCAAGGTACTACGCCATTCTTTGGCATTCCATTATGGTGTTCACTACTCATTTTCTCTGGTGCCTTACTCATTGGGCTATTTATCAGTGTTCATAGTGCAGCAATCGGAGTGCCTTACTTTGTTCTTTTTGTAATCGCAGCAATAGGAATTGCACTTGTTACCAGGCCACAGGATCTTTTCCTTACAGTCTCGAGCATTCCGATCATTTTTGGCATATTCACCATCCTCACTGGATGGTGGGTCGTTTCCGCTTCCACAACAAATAGCGCCGAGGGGATAAGCAAAACCCGTATTATTACCGCTGTCTATCCACTTGCCCAGCACTTCCCCATTTTTTCCATTATCACCGTAGCAGTCATCATTATTGCTTTTCTGCGTATCCGATTATTGCAGCTTAGTGCAAAGCGTAGTGCTGCTCATGCCCAAGAGCATCGCATCGTACAAAAGCACCAAAACCAGCGGAATGTCGCTACCGCACAAAAAGCTCGTTCACAGACGCAACGGGTACGTCGTCATGCAAAAAATGCTAACGCAGTGACTGTAGAAGAACTTTTGCGCAAGAAAAATCGCTCAAGAACAGCAAAAACTACCACTGTGCGTGATCCACAACGACGTCAAGCACGTACCTACGCTCCACGTCCACAACGCACACAGCAGCATACCCAACGTGATGTTACAACTCACAGCACAGCAGAAAATACTACAGGCAACAAGGCGCACCCCCATAGTGAACGCCCACTTCGCTCACGTGAGAATATCCGCACTCCACAGGTAATAAACTCGCCGCATGATGAGAACTCTCAGGTTCCTCCGCAACACACATCTTCTCGTATTCGTCAAGAAAAACGTCGTTCGTTCAACCGAGATTTATACAGCTAG
- a CDS encoding AI-2E family transporter, with the protein MNSVDVSAPPAHDAETVFEQLSPADKHPIDRSVVIVDGVRRLAQWSLRLLLICAAAYVSWFLLKKVWEGVLPIILALIICTVLWPPVAALRKIGLPAGFAAFSVILSSIAFLGGIIYFIAPDVVRQSQIVYHQAFEGIQRAQSWLQGPPFNLDDDKMAERLNSAIQWLQNKSGKIASEIYSGIGIATSVLITAGIVLVLTFFFLKDGDKFLPWLRRITGQRVGWHLTEVLFRVWNTLSGFIRAQAIVSLVDAFFIGLGLYILGVPMAFTLTVLTFIAGFIPILGAVVAGALAVLVALVSLGLTKAIITLIIVLAVQQLEGNVLSPILQSRAMNLHPAIILLSVTIGSSLFDIVGAFLAVPVAATIAVFLHYIEDMIALRSGEKTAEQINFVTTAGTLTAKEGEELGRKFRLQFLANLSGNHTTNTVGSEPQSDPEDPQKEDHEDVHDHKTDSAISSRRRSSYTYRALQKLSSIIDPDKK; encoded by the coding sequence ATGAATAGTGTCGATGTTTCTGCTCCACCAGCACATGACGCAGAAACAGTGTTTGAGCAGCTCAGCCCAGCCGACAAACACCCTATTGACCGTTCTGTTGTCATTGTTGATGGGGTTCGCAGACTCGCGCAATGGTCATTGCGGTTGCTCTTGATTTGTGCCGCAGCCTATGTGAGTTGGTTTTTGCTGAAAAAAGTATGGGAGGGTGTTCTCCCGATCATTCTCGCCCTCATTATTTGCACAGTCCTATGGCCACCCGTTGCAGCATTACGGAAGATAGGTTTACCTGCAGGATTTGCTGCTTTTTCCGTTATTCTATCCAGCATTGCATTTTTGGGCGGGATTATTTATTTCATCGCACCCGACGTTGTCCGCCAATCACAAATTGTTTATCATCAAGCATTTGAGGGAATTCAGCGTGCTCAATCATGGCTCCAAGGTCCCCCGTTCAACCTTGACGATGACAAAATGGCAGAACGGCTCAACTCCGCAATACAGTGGCTGCAAAATAAATCAGGCAAAATAGCCAGCGAAATTTATTCAGGAATTGGTATTGCCACTTCAGTGCTCATCACGGCCGGTATTGTCCTCGTCTTAACATTCTTCTTCCTCAAAGACGGCGATAAATTCCTCCCCTGGCTCAGAAGAATCACCGGTCAACGCGTTGGCTGGCATTTGACAGAAGTATTATTCCGTGTGTGGAACACCCTAAGTGGATTCATTCGCGCCCAAGCAATAGTCTCATTAGTCGATGCGTTCTTCATTGGGCTTGGATTATACATCCTTGGGGTACCTATGGCTTTTACCCTGACAGTGCTTACTTTTATTGCTGGTTTCATTCCTATTTTGGGTGCTGTTGTTGCCGGTGCTTTGGCAGTATTGGTGGCATTGGTTTCCTTGGGGCTGACAAAAGCAATTATTACCTTGATCATTGTGCTGGCAGTTCAACAATTAGAAGGCAATGTATTGTCCCCTATTTTGCAATCGCGCGCTATGAACCTGCACCCTGCAATTATTTTGCTTTCAGTAACTATTGGCAGCAGCCTTTTTGATATCGTTGGTGCGTTTTTAGCGGTACCAGTTGCTGCAACTATTGCTGTATTCTTGCATTACATAGAGGATATGATCGCATTGCGTTCTGGCGAGAAAACTGCTGAGCAAATCAATTTTGTTACTACGGCAGGAACACTTACTGCAAAAGAAGGAGAAGAACTGGGACGAAAATTCCGTCTCCAATTCCTCGCTAATTTAAGCGGTAACCACACAACTAATACAGTAGGTAGCGAACCACAAAGCGATCCAGAAGATCCCCAGAAAGAAGATCATGAGGATGTGCATGATCACAAAACAGATAGTGCGATAAGCTCACGACGTCGATCAAGCTATACCTACCGTGCGTTGCAGAAACTATCTTCGATCATTGATCCAGACAAAAAATAG
- the metS gene encoding methionine/alanine import NSS transporter subunit MetS: MSTIAIIMLVLFIVVIWGGLILSLVHLQRNPDESSGILGNSEKATDEVLISQEYR, translated from the coding sequence ATGAGTACCATTGCCATTATCATGTTAGTGCTATTCATCGTGGTTATTTGGGGTGGACTGATCCTCAGTCTTGTGCACTTGCAGCGCAATCCCGATGAAAGCTCCGGCATTTTAGGAAATTCAGAAAAAGCTACCGACGAGGTGCTTATCTCCCAAGAATATCGCTAA